The sequence TCGGGTTGCTTTTTACAGTTTCTTCAACTTATCAGGAGAGATCCCACAAACCTGTCACTTCCTGCAAATTTTAATAAATTGTGCTGGGAGGATGGATCCTGCTGCTGCATTTTTTTCTGCTAAAACACAAATGTtataatttttgttattttcagtttttattttaGCTCCGTGGCATAGTCAAATGCATAAATATTTTTGTGTCTGCATTTTACAGGTTCGGCTGATAGGACTGTTAAGTTCTGGGACCTTGAAACTTTTGAGCTGATTGGTTCAGCTGGACCTGAGGTATCCTCAAACCCTGTGCTTCTGACCTTATATTGCATTAAAAAGCCCAAATTTTATAATGTGGAGGATTTTCTTTTGCAAACCCCCATTTTGTACAGTGCATATAAACACATTTTTTGTGATAATTTATTTCCTAGACCACGGGAGTGCGTTCTGTTACCTTTAATCCTGATGGAAGAACCTTGCTTTGCGGGTTGCATGAAAGTCTGAAGGTATAATCGATTTCTATTCTTGGAGTAGCGTTGAATTAAGATGTCACTCGTTTTTAGTCTCTGATATTGTTTTTGATACTGTACTAGGTTTTCTCTTGGGAACCAATAAGAACTCATGATGCTGTAGATGTAGGATGGTCCAAATTGTCAGACCTGAACATTCACGAGGGAAAACTTCTTGGATGCTCTTACAATCAAAGCTGTGTTGGAGTATGGGTTGTGGACATCTCGGTATCACTCGATCtactctttatttttcttatatcGATTGACCTATTATTATTCTGGCGTTGTTAAGTTAGATTCTGAATTCCGTATGATGAATGAAATGTAGTATCCTACTTCTTGTAATGCAGCGGATAGAGCCATATTCAATTCCTACTGCTACCCGATCAAACGGTCTTCAAGAATCTAAATCAACTCCAAGTGGGAATTTGTCTGTCCTAGCAGATAACAGTTTGAAGTCAAGCATGGGGAGGCTGTCAGTTTCACAAAATGTAGATCCCGTAGTCAAGGAGACTAAAACTTCGGGGAGGCTGTCAGTGTCACAAGCTTCAGAAACTGTTGTAAAGGAGATAAAACCTCTGACAAGTATGCCCTCTCTCTCAAATTAAAGATGTCATATTTCCAGAATCTGGTGTATATGTCCTTATTGTTGATTCACCTTACTGATTATAGCCACAGGAAGTGTCCCTAGTACTCCTCAGAGAGTTATACCAAGTATGGGTGCCAAATTAGGGAATACTGCAGCCATTATGAAGAGGAGTTCTGCAAAAGCCCAGTCATCACCCAGTATTCAGATCTTCGTTCCCAGGAATAGCACAAGACCAGAGCCGCCAGCTGATGTCAAAAAAGAAAATAGTGCTTCTGGAAGATCAACTCCATTTTCCATGCATTCAAAAGCAGCTGATTTTCAAAAGATGTCAAATAGTAGAGAAGAATCTGAGAGATCAAATTCTTCTGTAGAATCCGGAACTGGGGGTTATAAAAGCACTGGACTGAGTGAAGCTAGTGACCAGAATTTTACTTCTGCAAATGATGGCATGAATCCGGCAAACTCTGTGATTGAAAGAAATGTGATGGATGTCAGATGTGTTGGGCCAGGGAAGCACAGAATGAATTCCTCTATGGAGCCTCCTCCCAGCTATAAAGGTGAGAAAAAGCATGGTTAGTAGATACAATCTCAGATAGAAGCATACAAGCAAATATTAATGTGTGTGGCTTGTTTGATAAATTTCATTCATTAACTTCGAACTACATGCGTCTAAAGTACCTTTTACTGAAACCAATGTAGTTGTATGTAAACCTAGAGCAATCACATGATGAACCAAGAAAGTCTCTTCACTTGTAAGCAACAACTATTCAGTACACTACTGTTCTTCTACTGTTTGCCAGTTCTATCTGTAGTTACTGATTCTCTTTTTTTATAGATCTAACTAAGAACAAGAAGAGTCGTCTTTTTAAAGATTATTGACTGTAATAGTACAATATTAACTACTTGGTAGGAGATTTAGTAGATGATTTTGCATTTCCTTGTTGATTCTATCTTGCACTTAAGCTCCTGACATTAGATTACCGTATCTGCTACCTATCTTCATTTATAAGTTCCCAGTTTGTTTATTTAACAAGGACTAACATTATGTTATCATCTAGATTCAAAAATAAAAGCTCTCGATCTTCTTTCGCGGGCCATTCTAGCTTTCATTTCTGAGGTTGAAATTTTATTTAGTAAAACTAGATGATAGAAATAAATAATAAGCTGAGTTTGACTTATACCTTGTAAAGTGGTATCTGTTAGTTGGATTTCAATTATTCTGTTGTACCTGATTATGTGTTTATTGTTCATCACAGATGATGATCGATTACTCAAAACAAACAGAGATATATCTGTAGAAGTTTCAAAAGCaggtatttctttttctttcctttttgtcgTCCGTATTATCAGGACAGCTCTAAGAATCTAACTAATGCTTGTTCTGAAAATTAATACAGGAAGAACGCGTTCACTTGTTTCCAACTGGGAAAAGAGAGAAACATCTCCTAGTTATGAAGGACCTACATCCAGTAATTCATCCGAGACAACATCTGCCACAACCACACTCTCTCTTAATCaggtattttttttcttcgttcgAGTGTGGggtgttaatttttttttcctgtaGTTTTGCATTATGTGTTTTATCAATATGGGAATGATGACTCGTGTTCTAATTTCATCTGCGGTATTTAATGAACAGAGAGCGCGTGCTCCATCTGTTGAAAAAGAAACTGTTTTGGCTAGTGATGAGGATGTCATTTCAGATCTAACGGAACAACACAATGAATTCCTAGGCTCGATGCAATCTCGCTTAACCAAATTACAGGTATTTCAAGATGTAAAAAGCTGCTAACTTGTATTATTGCTATGAGGCAGATTCATATAACTGGCATATTGAGATAGTACCTTGgttatttattgttttcataaAAGAAGCCAGCTCTTGATATCGTATTCTTTAAGGTATTGCCTCAGAGTGTGAAGTTTTATCGTGCTATTTGCTTCATCAGTACCTTAAATGTTCCACTTTAGACAAATGCATAGTTGTGGACATTATTCATAAAGGTTTAGATATGATTTAAGGATTCTGCTTTGTCTGTAAGTATGGAACGCATATTGATCTGTTGAGTATGAATATGATTTAAGGATTCTGCTTTGTCAGTAAGTATGAAACACATATTGAAGCATTGAGTATGTATAGGAGCAGGAATTCCATAAGCCGAGTAAGTAGGTATTCAGTTGGATGATATTAGCCATCTACTGTTTTCCCCTATGTTTTTCTATCTCTAATAATATTGTGTCTTAACATGTCAAAGTCGAGCTGTAATAGCTATACCCTGAAGATACTAAGAATTATCAGAAGTGAATAAAATGATCTTGATCTTAGAAAGATGGTGGCTTACTATTTGATGACTTCTTATTGGCGACTCTGTGTAACTACTAACTATTGTATATGGTGGTTGCAGGTAATCCGCAGATACTTAGAGAGGAAAGATGTTAAGGCGGCCATTAGTGCAATGGAGAAGATGGCTGATCATGCGGTAATTCACTAATAGATGGTGGATAATAGCTAcattgattttaagaattcacTTGTAATTCATACTTAATATTTTTCTCATTTCTTTTGCTTGGTCGCAGATTGTTGCTGATGTTATCGGAGTTTTGGCACAAAAGCCTGATATCATCACGCTGGATCTTTGTGCTTGTCTACTTCCACTCTTAGCAAGCCTTCTAGAAAGCAAGATGGATGGGTACACACCTTTCAGTTTATTTTCACTGTTTGCCTATATTTATTCAGGAAAAAgtgttttagttttctgttttctaTGTATTGAGGTGTTTATTGCATCATAGGTCGAGATTTCTGTATTTAATGATTTTTACAAATTCAGGCATTTAAGCATTTCCCTGGAAATGGTGATAAAGTTGATCAGAGTCTACGGCCATGTGATCCATTCCACATTATCAGCGTCTTCATCTGTCGGTGTAGATCTTCAACAAGAACAAAGGTGCGCCAAGTTGTTGCCTTATCTAATATAAAGATAGATTAGAATTACTCTCAAAAGTCACCAGAAAACACGAATGAATAGGTCCAAACACGTTTTGGTGCtttgttgttttatttatgtAGGTTGGAGCGCTGCAATCTTATATTTATCGAGCTAGAAAAAATCAAGCGTTGCCTTCCTTCCCTTACCAGGTCAGATATATGTGGGTTTTTATTATGGCTATTTGTGCTGAAGTTGTCAGTAGTATTCTCACGTTTAGGACTTTATTACTGCAGAAAAGGAGGATCAGTGGCAAAATCTGCGCAGGAGCTAAGTCTAGCTCTTCAAGAGATTTTATGAATTAACACGTCGAGTACTACTAATGTACATAGTGGAGATTTGTACTAAATTAGTTATTAGCCCGATTCATTTTTAGTAGAGGAGGTTTGTACTTTTATTCTTTTTTGAAATGTGAGgttgtattaaaaaaaaattgtaccaaGAAGAACTAAACCACCAATGCAGTGGAGAAAGCTC comes from Papaver somniferum cultivar HN1 chromosome 7, ASM357369v1, whole genome shotgun sequence and encodes:
- the LOC113299667 gene encoding katanin p80 WD40 repeat-containing subunit B1 homolog, giving the protein MTTKRAYKLQEFVAHTSNVNCLKIGRKTSRVLVTGGEDHKVNLWAIGKPNAILSLAGHTSAIESVSFDSSEVVVAAGAASGTIKLWDLEEAKIVRTLTGHRSNCISVDFHPFGEFFASGSLDTNLKIWDIRRKGCIHTYKGHTRGVNAIRFTPDGRWVVSGGEDNTVKLWDLTAGKLLHEFKNHEGQIQCIDFHPHEFLLATGSADRTVKFWDLETFELIGSAGPETTGVRSVTFNPDGRTLLCGLHESLKVFSWEPIRTHDAVDVGWSKLSDLNIHEGKLLGCSYNQSCVGVWVVDISRIEPYSIPTATRSNGLQESKSTPSGNLSVLADNSLKSSMGRLSVSQNVDPVVKETKTSGRLSVSQASETVVKEIKPLTTTGSVPSTPQRVIPSMGAKLGNTAAIMKRSSAKAQSSPSIQIFVPRNSTRPEPPADVKKENSASGRSTPFSMHSKAADFQKMSNSREESERSNSSVESGTGGYKSTGLSEASDQNFTSANDGMNPANSVIERNVMDVRCVGPGKHRMNSSMEPPPSYKDDDRLLKTNRDISVEVSKAGRTRSLVSNWEKRETSPSYEGPTSSNSSETTSATTTLSLNQRARAPSVEKETVLASDEDVISDLTEQHNEFLGSMQSRLTKLQVIRRYLERKDVKAAISAMEKMADHAIVADVIGVLAQKPDIITLDLCACLLPLLASLLESKMDGHLSISLEMVIKLIRVYGHVIHSTLSASSSVGVDLQQEQRLERCNLIFIELEKIKRCLPSLTRKGGSVAKSAQELSLALQEIL